Proteins encoded by one window of Lates calcarifer isolate ASB-BC8 linkage group LG5, TLL_Latcal_v3, whole genome shotgun sequence:
- the vps37c gene encoding LOW QUALITY PROTEIN: vacuolar protein sorting-associated protein 37C (The sequence of the model RefSeq protein was modified relative to this genomic sequence to represent the inferred CDS: inserted 2 bases in 1 codon), translating to MEKLQDLSQSELQDLLDNPDRVESMALESDEIQNIQLEREMALAANRSLAEQNLDMKPRLESQKEVLVERXSQLEAVRETYRQHCSMRDGMVGQVSPEALFSRLQTEGSKTEAESEALADEFLEGSLPLDSFLDRFLSLRSLAHKRRVRIEKLQDILRQRSEGNPTTMTSSVGVSQDPATTPSPWDQQTTTATTTNQQQPNSKPQSSSYQNASQPASSSAGCSSGLPYSPYPVSPPNPPPAAAAAAAGSGPANPSSQFPPYPGSGSPFAPAGSYPSPRPAFGPVASASCPYPTQPSFPAPHPGSAFGQYTPSHPQSGPAPYPASYSYGGYSYPAGPSYSNSQSPTGRPIYRPGYGVPQPYS from the exons ATGGAGAAGCTCCAGGACCTTAGCCAATCAGAGCTACAGGATCTCCTGGACAACCCGGACAGGGTGGAGTCTATGGCTCTGGAGTCTGATGAG ATTCAGAATATTCagttggagagagagatggcactGGCAGCAAATCGCAGCCTGGCTGAGCAAAACCTGGACATGAAGCCTCGCCTGGAGTCTCAGAAGGAGGTGCTGGTGGAGAG CTCTCAGCTGGAGGCTGTCAGAGAAACCTACAGACAGCACTGCTCCATGAGAG atgGGATGGTGGGTCAGGTGTCTCCAGAGGCGTTGTTCTCCAGACTACAGACAGAGGGCAGCAAAACCGAGGCAgagtcagag gctcTGGCTGATGAGTTTCTGGAGGGCTCTCTCCCATTGGATTCCTTCCTCGACCGCTTCCTCTCCCTGCGTTCCCTCGCTCACAAAAGACGGGTGCGGATAGAGAAACTCCAGGACATCCTGCGACAGAGGAGCGAGGGCAATCCCACCACCATGACATCATCAGTAGGCGTCAGCCAGGACCCCGCCACCACACCCTCCCCGTGGGATCAACAGACAACAACCGCGACGACGACAAATCAGCAGCAGCCGAACTCCAAACCTCAGTCCTCCAGTTACCAAAACGCCTCTCAGCCGGCGTCCTCGTCCGCAGGGTGCTCCTCCGGCCTCCCCTACAGTCCCTACCCTGTCTCCCCACCCAACCCTCCCCCtgcagcagcggcggcagcgGCAGGCTCCGGTCCGGCCAACCCCTCGTCACAGTTCCCTCCCTACCCAGGTTCCGGCTCCCCTTTCGCCCCAGCAGGGAGCTACCCCAGCCCCAGGCCCGCTTTTGGGCCCGTGGCTTCGGCCTCCTGCCCTTACCCGACCCAACCCTCATTCCCTGCCCCACACCCAGGCTCAGCGTTTGGCCAGTACACCCCCAGCCACCCCCAGAGCGGCCCCGCACCCTACCCGGCCTCCTACAGCTATGGCGGCTACAGCTACCCCGCCGGGCCCAGCTATTCCAATTCTCAGTCACCAACGGGGAGACCCATCTACAGACCAGGATATGGAGTTCCACAGCCATACTCCTGA
- the si:dkey-9i23.16 gene encoding uncharacterized protein si:dkey-9i23.16, whose protein sequence is MPSEGAVPAVGPRLHRLTAWFDPETAGVVTILLGLFQVVLSVPLAYADQTLPKLFILPLVLGMIIVTGGSFTMANERNPSRQLLQGCACSNVAGLLGALLAFCLYSYSLSTVNTEETCMPGVFDHDYRRPYYECPGELLMAYCWSLTLLLLLYDTGAVVLHCLLSVSALKALKTE, encoded by the exons ATGCCTTCTGAGGGGGCAGTGCCAGCAGTTGGACCCAGGTTACATCGCCTCACTGCCTGGTTTGACCCTGAAACTGCTGGG gttgtGACCATCCTCTTGGGGCTGTTCCAGGTGGTGCTGTCTGTTCCACTCGCTTATGCTGATCAAACTCTACCAAAACTCTTCATACTGCCACTTGTCTTAGGAATGATA ATTGTGACAGGAGGATCATTCACCATGGCCAACGAGAGGAACCCCAGCAGACAACTT CTTCAAGGTTGTGCCTGCAGTAATGTGGCCGGGCTGCTGGGAGCGCTGCTTGCCTTCTGCCTCTACTCCTACAGCCTCAGCACTGTGAATACTGAGGAAACGTGCATGCCCGGTGTCTTTGACCACGACTACAGACGACCATACTACGAGTGTCCTGGGGAACTCCTGATG GCCTACTGTTGGAGTTTGACACTACTGCTGCTTCTCTATGACACTGGAGCTGTGGTCCTGCActgcctcctgtctgtctctgccctCAAAGCACTCAAAacagagtaa